A genomic region of Chelonia mydas isolate rCheMyd1 chromosome 9, rCheMyd1.pri.v2, whole genome shotgun sequence contains the following coding sequences:
- the B3GNT7 gene encoding UDP-GlcNAc:betaGal beta-1,3-N-acetylglucosaminyltransferase 7, producing MLPWKKTIYKSVCLSFVLVIMVTVLQRGMTPSHFMPGQQQKELHQEPVKAQKRDGIFSKTGHFWKSKMEKTHLEAEGVTENQVKSWDVTTINCTANQNMSKMDWFKGLEPNFQQFLLYRHCRYFPMLINHPEKCRGDIYLLIVVKSIITQHDRREAIRRTWGQEKEVDGKKIKTLFLLGTASKEEERANYQKLLDYENHIYGDILQWNFLDSFFNLTLKEVHFLKWLNIYCDSVRYIFKGDDDVFVSPSNILEFLENKKEGDLFVGDVLYKARPIRKKENKYYIPSALYNKNNYPPYAGGGGFLMDGPLAIKLHKASETLELYPIDDVFLGMCLEVLKVEPVRHEGFKTFGIVKNKNSKMNKEPCFYRYMMVVHKLLPLELLQMWSLVHSNLTCSRKLNVL from the coding sequence GAAGAAGACGATCTACAAAAGTGTCTGCCTGTCCTTTGTGCTGGTGATCATGGTGACAGTACTGCAGAGGGGGATGACTCCTAGCCATTTCATGCCGGGCCAACAGCAGAAAGAATTGCACCAAGAGCCTGTGAAAGCTCAGAAGAGAGATGGCATCTTCTCCAAGACCGGCCACTTCTGGAAGAGCAAGATGGAGAAGACCCACCTGGAGGCGGAGGGAGTCACTGAGAACCAGGTGAAATCCTGGGATGTCACCACTATCAATTGCACGGCCAACCAGAACATGAGCAAGATGGACTGGTTCAAGGGGCTGGAGCCCAACTTTCAGCAGTTCCTGCTTTACCGGCATTGTAGGTACTTTCCCATGCTGATCAACCACCCAGAGAAGTGCAGGGGTGACATTTACCTGCTGATTGTGGTCAAGTCCATCATCACGCAGCACGACCGGCGGGAGGCCATTCGAAGGACCTGGGGCCAGGAGAAGGAAGTGGATGGGAAAAAGATCAAGACTCTCTTTCTGCTGGGCACGGCCTCCAAAGAAGAAGAGAGGGCCAACTACCAGAAGCTGCTGGATTATGAGAACCACATCTATGGGGATATCCTACAATGGAATTTCCTGGACAGTTTCTTCAACCTCACCCTCAAGGAGGTCCATTTCTTAAAGTGGCTCAACATCTACTGTGACAGCGTTCGCTATATTTTCAAGGGGGATGACGACGTCTTCGTCAGCCCCAGCAACATTCTGGAGTTCCTGGAGAACAAGAAGGAAGGAGACCTCTTTGTGGGAGACGTCCTGTACAAGGCCAGGCCGATCCGGAAGAAAGAGAACAAGTACTACATCCCCAGCGCCCTCTACAACAAGAACAACTACCCACCCTatgcgggtggtggtggtttcctCATGGATGGGCCCCTGGCCATAAAGCTCCACAAGGCCTCAGAGACCTTGGAGCTGTACCCCATTGACGACGTCTTCCTGGGGATGTGCCTGGAAGTCCTCAAGGTGGAGCCAGTCAGACACGAGGGCTTCAAGACCTTCGGCATTGTGAAGAACAAGAACAGCAAGATGAACAAGGAGCCGTGTTTCTACCGGTACATGATGGTGGTTCACAAACTGTTgcccctggagctgctccagatGTGGAGCCTGGTCCACAGTAACTTAACCTGCTCCAGAAAGCTCAACGTCCTTTAG
- the NCL gene encoding nucleolin, translating into MVKIAKNPKNQAKQKKVAPPPPKEVEDSEEEDSSEEEDSSEEEVVPQKKVVTPKAAVTPGKKAATPAKKVVATPAKKVVATPAKKVVATPAKGAKNGKNAKKKDMEEEEEEDDDDNSEEDEDDSDESEEEVAMPVTPAVKKPVLAKPVAVPAKQESDNDDDDEDDDDEEDDDSEVEAMDITPAKGKKAAPVKAVPMKAKADSEDDDEDEDDEDDDDEDEDDDEDEDDEDEEESVKEMPGKRKKEMPKQKSVPEAKKKKTEETASAFSLFMGNLNASKDYEELKTAIKEFFGKKDLPVLEVRIGGSKRFGYVDFSSAEDLDKSLEFNGKKFMGLEIKLEKARSKEIIKETKKERDARTLFVKNLPYRITQDELREVFEDALEIRLVAGKDGSSKGIAYVEFKTEAEADKALEEKQGTEIEGRSIILDYTGEKSHLETQKGGESKTLIVNNLSYNATEESLQELFEKASAIRMPQNNQGKPKGYAFIEFSTFEDAKEALNSCNNTEIEGRTIRLEFSTPAGQKGGGNSRGGFSQQTKTLFVKGLSEDTTEETLRDSFEGSVNARIVMDRDTGSSKGFGFVDFSCPEDAKAAKEAMEDGEIDGNKVTLDYAKPKGDGQRGGGFGGGFGGRGGRGGRGGRGGFGGRGGGRGFGGRGGGFRGGRGGGGEHKPQGKKIKFDD; encoded by the exons ATGGTGAAGATCGCCAAG AATCCGAAGAATCAAGCCAAACAGAAAAAAgtggctcctcctcccccaaaggaGGTAGAAGATAGCGAGGAGGAGGACTCCTCAGAGGAAGAGGACAGCAGTGAGGAAGAG GTTGTTCCTCAGAAGAAAGTGGTAACACCAAAAGCAGCAGTTACACCTGGCAAAAAGGCTGCCACTCCAGCCAAGAAGGTAGTTGCCACTCCAGCCAAGAAGGTAGTTGCCACTCCAGCCAAGAAGGTAGTTGCCACTCCAGCCAAAGGagctaaaaatggaaaaaatgcgAAGAAAAAAGacatggaagaggaggaggaggaggacgatgaCGACAACAGCGAGGAGGATGAAGATGACTCTG ATGAATCTGAGGAGGAAGTAGCAATGCCTGTAACACCTGCAGTCAAAAAGCCTGTACTGGCAAAACCTGTGGCAGTACCTGCAAAACAAGAATCTGACAATGACGACGACGATGAGGATGACGACgacgaggaagatgatg ACTCTGAAGTTGAGGCAATGGACATAACCCCagcaaaaggaaagaaagctGCTCCAGTGAAAGCTGTTCCaatgaaagcaaaggcagactcTGAGGACGACGACGAAGATGAGGATGATGAGGACGACGACGATGAGGATGAGGACGACGACGAAGATGAGGATGACGAAGATGAGGAAG AGTCTGTGAAGGAAATGCCCGGAAAACGAAAGAAGGAAATGCCCAAGCAAAAAAGTGTCCCAGaagccaagaaaaagaaaactgaag AAACTGCTTCAGCTTTCTCCCTGTTTATGGGAAACTTGAACGCCAGCAAGGACTATGAGGAACTGAAGACTGCCATCAAGGAGTTCTTTGGCAAAAAAGACCTTCCAGTTCTGGAAGTCAGAATTGGTGGTTCCAA GCGGTTTGGATATGTAGATTtctcatcagctgaggatctggataaATCCCTTGAATTTAATGGGAAGAAATTCATGGGTTTGGAAATCAAACTGGAGAAAGCAAGGAGTAAAGAAATcattaaagaaacaaagaaag aAAGAGATGCCAGAACACTTTTTGTTAAGAATCTGCCTTACCGTATAACACAGGATGAATTGAGAGAAGTATTTGAAGATGCGCTAGAAATCAGGCTAGTGGCTGGCAAGGATGGGAGCAGTAAAGG GATTGCCTATGTAGAGTTTAAAACAGAAGCTGAGGCAGACAAGGCACTAGAGGAGAAGCAGGGCACTGAAATCGAGGGTCGTTCCATCATCTTAGATTACACAGGAGAGAAGAGCCATCTAGAGACACAAAAAG GTGGAGAGTCAAAGACCCTAATTGTGAACAACCTCTCATACAATGCAACAGAAGAATCTCTTCAAGAATTGTTTGAAAAAGCCTCTGCTATCAGGATGCCACAAAATAACCAGGGCAAGCCTAAAGG ATATGCGTTTATCGAATTTTCCACATTTGAAGATGCTAAGGAAGCTTTGAATTCCTGTAACAACACAGAAATTGAAGGCAGAACAATCAGACTGGAATTCAGCACACCAGCCGGACAGAAAGGTGGTGGTAACTCCAGAGGAGGATTTAGTC AACAAACCAAAACGCTGTTTGTCAAAGGCCTTTCTGAGGACACCACAGAGGAGACATTGAGGGATTCGTTTGAGGGCTCTGTCAATGCCAGAATAGTCATGGACCGAGATACTGGCTCATCCAAAGG ATTTGGGTTTGTGGACTTCAGCTGCCCAGAAGATGCCAAAGCAGCTAAAGAAGCTATGGAGGATGGAGAGATTGATGGAAACAAAGTGACCCTTGACTATGCCAAGCCCAAGGGTGATGGTCAGCGTGGTGGTGGATTTGGCGGTGGATTTGGCGGACgcggaggaagaggaggacgGGGTGGCAGAGGTGGATTCGGCGGACGGGGTGGCGGCAGAGGATTTGGAG GTAGAGGAGGTGGCTTccggggaggcagaggaggaggaggagaacacaaGCCACAAGGGAAGAAGATAAAATTTGATGACTAA